A region of Candidatus Dependentiae bacterium DNA encodes the following proteins:
- the trxB gene encoding thioredoxin-disulfide reductase, translating into MKRKVVIIGSGPAGLTAAIYTARAKLNPLVIEGNSPGGQLVTTTYIENWPGEKKILGAQLMNNIREHAKAYGAEIISDLAVNVDFSSQPYKIFTQSGKIIESDSVIIATGASHRKLNIGGEKEYWGRGVGTCATCDGPFFAEQDVVIIGGGNTAVTEASFLCRFAKKITIIQNLETLSANDPIKDEVLADPKINVVYNSLAMEIVGDGQNVTGVKIKNQKDNSTSVIPARGVFVAIGFKPNTEIFKNHLEVDSYGYLKLSGSTQTSKEGIFAAGDVADFKYMQAIVSSGFGCMAALDCEIYLRGKKKE; encoded by the coding sequence ATGAAAAGAAAGGTTGTAATTATTGGATCAGGTCCAGCAGGCCTTACAGCAGCGATTTATACAGCTCGTGCAAAGTTGAATCCTCTTGTGATCGAAGGTAACTCGCCTGGTGGGCAGCTTGTGACAACTACATACATTGAAAATTGGCCAGGGGAAAAAAAGATACTTGGTGCACAATTGATGAACAATATTCGTGAACATGCAAAAGCATATGGTGCAGAGATTATTTCCGATTTGGCTGTCAATGTTGATTTTTCTTCGCAACCTTACAAAATTTTTACTCAAAGTGGCAAAATAATCGAATCCGATTCTGTCATCATCGCAACCGGCGCATCACACCGCAAACTAAATATTGGGGGTGAAAAAGAATATTGGGGGCGAGGTGTTGGTACATGCGCAACATGCGATGGTCCATTTTTTGCAGAGCAAGATGTAGTGATAATCGGTGGTGGAAATACCGCCGTCACAGAAGCTTCGTTTTTGTGTCGCTTTGCCAAAAAAATCACAATCATCCAAAATTTGGAAACTCTTTCTGCAAACGATCCGATCAAAGATGAAGTTTTAGCAGATCCAAAAATTAATGTAGTTTACAATTCGCTTGCTATGGAAATCGTTGGTGACGGGCAAAATGTTACCGGTGTAAAAATCAAAAATCAAAAAGACAATTCTACATCTGTGATTCCAGCGCGCGGCGTTTTTGTCGCTATAGGTTTCAAACCAAACACTGAAATTTTCAAAAATCATTTGGAAGTTGATTCGTATGGATATTTAAAACTTTCAGGTTCTACCCAAACCAGCAAAGAGGGAATTTTTGCAGCTGGTGATGTAGCCGATTTTAAATATATGCAGGCGATAGTTTCTTCAGGTTTTGGATGCATGGCTGCGCTTGATTGTGAAATTTATTTGAGGGGAAAGAAGAAAGAGTAA
- a CDS encoding Holliday junction branch migration DNA helicase RuvB codes for MNLETPLELVNLKEITDDKAFSFEPSNFDEYLGQKIVKEKLEVYTKACKMRSEALDHLLLFGPPGLGKTTLANVMAKELGVNIKITSGPVLERSGDLVAIISNMEEREILFIDEIHRLPKIVEESLYSAMENFCIDMIIGQGAGAKSVRLPLNRFTVIGATTKTSLISGPLQTRFGIVERLDFYESEDLAQIVMQNSKYLGMEITAQAALILGQRGRGTPRIVKRLLRRVRDFAQVKNQKIIDDFVVNEALNFLGIDNDGLNKLDRDILICMIRDFDGGPVGLETLAAMTGEDKDTIETFCEPFLLRLGLLQKNSRGRQITPKKLPYLRKKLLDEDVIEQNSLF; via the coding sequence ATGAACTTAGAAACTCCACTTGAACTTGTAAACCTAAAAGAAATCACCGATGATAAGGCTTTTTCTTTTGAACCATCAAACTTTGATGAATATTTAGGACAAAAAATAGTCAAAGAAAAACTGGAAGTTTACACAAAAGCCTGCAAAATGCGATCCGAGGCGCTCGATCATCTTTTACTTTTTGGACCTCCTGGGCTTGGTAAAACAACACTTGCAAATGTGATGGCAAAAGAGCTTGGGGTTAATATAAAAATCACAAGCGGACCGGTTTTGGAACGAAGTGGAGATTTGGTTGCAATCATTTCAAACATGGAAGAACGTGAAATCTTATTTATCGACGAAATCCACCGTCTGCCAAAAATTGTTGAAGAGAGTTTGTACAGCGCAATGGAAAATTTCTGCATAGACATGATCATAGGTCAAGGAGCAGGTGCAAAGTCTGTTAGACTACCACTAAACAGATTTACAGTAATCGGTGCCACTACAAAAACTTCTCTAATCTCTGGACCGCTGCAAACACGATTTGGAATTGTTGAACGGCTTGATTTTTATGAATCTGAAGATTTAGCACAAATTGTTATGCAAAACAGTAAATATTTAGGGATGGAAATAACTGCGCAAGCAGCTTTGATTTTGGGTCAAAGAGGCCGAGGAACACCTCGAATTGTTAAAAGATTACTAAGACGAGTTCGTGATTTCGCACAAGTAAAAAATCAAAAAATAATTGATGATTTCGTTGTTAATGAAGCTTTAAATTTTCTTGGAATTGATAATGATGGATTAAATAAGCTAGATAGAGACATTTTGATCTGCATGATAAGAGATTTTGATGGAGGACCTGTAGGTCTTGAAACACTTGCAGCAATGACGGGCGAAGATAAAGACACAATCGAAACATTTTGCGAGCCTTTTTTGCTACGACTTGGACTTTTGCAGAAAAACTCCCGCGGTAGACAAATAACTCCTAAAAAATTACCCTACTTGCGAAAAAAGCTGCTCGATGAAGATGTGATAGAACAAAATTCACTTTTTTAA
- a CDS encoding YebC/PmpR family DNA-binding transcriptional regulator, translated as MSGHSKWATIKRKKAALDAKKGKVFTKIIREITVAARDGGGDIAGNAKLRLLIEKAKSENMPIDNITRAIKKGTGELAGENYEPFMYEGYGPAGVAILVETLSDNKNRTVSDLRHLFIKSGGKLGEGGSVSWMFEKKGVIAIKSNGHSEDEVLEKLIDYNIDDISLDEDLFHIYCATEDLEKVKKAAETQNLKVESSEIAWVAKNPLETSAHDEEKVYKLLEELEDLDDVNSVFANLK; from the coding sequence ATGTCAGGACATTCTAAATGGGCGACGATAAAAAGAAAAAAGGCCGCTCTAGATGCTAAAAAAGGTAAAGTATTTACAAAAATCATTAGAGAAATAACTGTCGCTGCAAGAGATGGCGGTGGCGATATCGCTGGAAATGCAAAATTAAGACTTTTGATAGAAAAAGCAAAATCTGAAAATATGCCTATCGACAATATTACCCGTGCGATAAAAAAAGGAACTGGCGAACTTGCAGGCGAAAATTATGAACCATTTATGTACGAAGGATATGGACCAGCTGGAGTAGCAATTTTAGTTGAAACTTTATCCGATAATAAAAACAGAACGGTTTCAGACCTTCGACATTTATTTATAAAATCTGGCGGAAAACTAGGCGAAGGCGGCTCGGTTAGTTGGATGTTTGAAAAAAAAGGTGTTATAGCAATAAAATCAAACGGACATAGCGAAGATGAAGTTTTAGAAAAATTAATAGATTACAATATTGATGATATTTCTTTAGACGAAGATCTTTTCCATATTTATTGCGCGACCGAAGATCTCGAAAAAGTTAAAAAAGCGGCAGAAACACAAAACTTAAAAGTTGAATCATCCGAAATAGCATGGGTTGCAAAAAATCCTCTTGAAACATCAGCTCATGATGAAGAAAAAGTTTATAAATTACTTGAAGAGCTAGAAGATCTTG